The following proteins are co-located in the Heteronotia binoei isolate CCM8104 ecotype False Entrance Well chromosome 8, APGP_CSIRO_Hbin_v1, whole genome shotgun sequence genome:
- the MICALL1 gene encoding MICAL-like protein 1 isoform X1, with protein MSGPRGALQAWCRRQCEGYPGVEIRDLSSSFRDGLAFCAILHRNRPDLLDFNTLSKENVYENNQLAFQLAEQELGIPALLDPSDMVSMKVPDCLSIMTYVSQYYNHFNNPSQARVPPPMKRPTVASAPTLPVHRSVAVSETSSTLQDDVAEGLAEHSQRSTLSSTCAACQQHVHLVQRYLAEGKLYHRQCFRCKECSSTLLPGSYKPGPESGTFVCTQHRGKRSLSRRTEDRPSPEPLHAEKRSEAEMVNAGQEEENGVLESHPSVAEETGQKMVDGVAMEVPPAQPKNETFLPMPSSEPSPQMPPKPPVPTKPLLLSQDKANLHHGQLKESRPTPAPRRATDTAALSPPNSHPVPKPRGNVQNEGPCEPGSGIVNGGTPGPPVPKPRGRPASSDRAGETPRGKDPPWIALVQVESKKKPAPLPPGSSKETPPRSSDGEEDREEAAGEARGRESRPRERKPFNPFEDDEDDNAVAEEESFTPPTTQQPEQSEATPKVLHPWYGITPTSSPKTKKRPAPRAPSASPLVHHPVSRLSHSEPSSSAPSPALSLESITSECLAKTDGNLDETSVPKSSSEPMVHAPAASTVSSSGPPLASTSSCEIPAALPSCSTDSSFSSSSDLATYGSGANLQATRSCSAGSLKTSMGQMSPKLLPGASPTPILLSSDLSGTVRNSPSPKSQQKSSCKENPFNRKPSPATSPSVKKTPKGPKPARPPAPGHGFPLIKRKVQSDQYVPVEDIYGEMDSIEQQLDELEHRGVELEKKLRSVENDAPEDGLLVDWFKLIHEKHMLVRRESELIYIFKQQNLEQRQADVEYELRCLLNKPEKEWTDEDRAREKVLMQELVTIIEQRNAIINCLDEDRQREEEEDKMLEAMIKKKGFLKEAEAESKKKGKFKPMKVLKLLGNKHESKNKSPKEKS; from the exons ATGTCGGGACCCCGAGGCGCCTTGCAGGCCTGGTGCCGCCGCCAATGCGAGGGCTACCCGGGCGTGGAGATCCGAGATCTCAGCAGCTCCTTCCGGGACGGTCTGGCCTTTTGCGCCATCCTCCACAGGAATCGGCCGGATTTGCT GGATTTCAACACACTTTCTAAGGAAAATGTATATGAGAACAACCAGCTG GCTTTTCAGCTGGCAGAGCAAGAGCTGGGGATCCCCGCCTTGTTGGATCCCAGTGACATGGTCTCCATGAAGGTCCCTGACTGCCTTAGCATCATGACCTATGTGTCTCAGTATTACAACCATTTTAACAACCCCAGCCAAG CCAGAGTTCCCCCACCTATGAAGCGCCCAACAGTTGCCTCTGCACCCACTTTGCCAGTTCACAGGTCTGTGGCTGTATCCGAGACCTCGTCAACACTCCAG GACGATGTTGCAGAAGGCCTGGCCGAGCATTCCCAGCGCTCCACCCTCAGTAGCACATGTGCAGCTTGCCAACAACATGTTCACCTGGTCCAGCGCTATCTGGCAGAGGGCAAACTGTATCACCGTCAGTGCTTCAG GTGTAAGGAATGCTCCAGCACACTCCTCCCTGGGTCTTACAAGCCTGGGCCAGAATCAGGCACATTTGTGTGTACCCAACATCGTGGCAAGCGAAGCCTGAGCAGGAGAACAGAGGATAGGcccagtcctgaacctcttcatGCAGAGAAAAGGAGCGAGGCTGAGATGGTGAATGCTGGTCAGGAGGAAGAGAATGGGGTATTGGAGAGTCACCCATCAGTTGCTGAAGAGACGGGGCAGAAAATGGTGGATGGAGTGGCGATGGAAGTGCCGCCTGCCCAGCCCAAGAATGAAACATTCCTCCCTATGCCCAGCTCTGAACCCAGCCCCCAAATGCCTCCCAAGCCTCCTGTGCCAACCAAACCTCTTCTGCTGAGCCAGGATAAAGCCAACCTGCATCACGGACAACTCAAGGAGTCTCGACCCACCCCGGCCCCCAGGAGGGCCACAGACACAGCAGCCCTGTCTCCACCCAACTCCCATCCTGTTCCAAAGCCCAGAGGCAACGTGCAGAATGAGGGGCCCTGTGAGCCAGGCTCTGGCATTGTCAATG GTGGAACGCCTGGGCCTCCAGTTCCAAAACCCAGAGGCAGACCAGCTTCCTCAGACCG TGCTGGAGAAACTCCAAGGGGAAAGGACCCTCCATGGATTGCATTGGTCCAGGTAGAGTCCAAGAAGAAGCCTGCTCCTCTCCCACCTGGCAGTAGCAAAGAAACCCCACCAAGGTCATCTGATGGAGAAGAAgacagagaagaggcagcagggGAAGCAAGAGGCAGAGAGAGTAGGCCCCGGGAGCGAAAACCCTTCAATCCCTTTGAGGATGATGAGGATGATAATGCTGTTGCAGAGGAGGAATCTTTCACCCCACCAACCACACAACAGCCAGAACAGAGTGAAGCCACCCCTAAAGTCCTCCATCCTTGGTACGGCATCACACCTACCAGCAGCCCAAAGACAAAGAAGCGGCCAGCTCCAAGGGCCCCCAGTGCCTCCCCACTTG TTCACCATCCTGTCTCCAGGCTTTCCCACTCAGAGCCATCTTCCTCCGCCCCATCTCCTGCCCTCAGCCTGGAAAGCATCACATCCGAGTGTTTGGCCAAGACCGACGGCAACCTGGATGAGACCTCTGTCCCCAAGAGCTCCTCGGAGCCAATGGTCCATGCTCCAGCGGCTTCCACAGTTTCCTCCTCAGGCCCTCCACTTGCCAGCACCTCTTCCTGTGAGATCCCTGCTGCTCTGCCCAGCTGCTCCACTGACTCCTCCTTTTCATCATCCAGTGATTTGGCCACCTACGGCAGTGGAGCAAATTTACAAGCAACCAGAAGCTgttcagctggcagcttgaaaacTAGCATGGGACAAATGTCTCCCAAGCTGCTTCCTGGTGCTTCTCCAACCCCTATCCTCTTGTCATCTGATCTTAGCGGGACTGTCAGGAATTCTCCCTCACCCAAATCACAACAGAAG TCTTCGTGTAAAGAGAATCCCTTCAACCGGAAGCCATCACCTGCTACTTCCCCTTCAGTTAAGAAGACCCCAAAGGGACCCAAGCCAGCAAGACCGCCTGCTCCAGGACATGGTTTTCCACTCATcaagaggaag GTTCAGTCAGATCAGTATGTCCCAGTGGAGGATATTTATGGCGAGATGGATAGCATTGAGCAGCAACTGGATGAGTTGGAGCACCGAGGAGTTGAGTTGGAGAAAAAGCTCCGCAGTGTGGAGAATG ATGCTCCGGAAGATGGCCTGCTGGTAGATTGGTTCAAACTCATCCATGAGAAGCACATGCTGGTGCGCCGTGAGTCTGAGCTCATCTACAT TTTCAAGCAGCAGAACTTGGAGCAGCGCCAGGCAGATGTTGAGTATGAACTTCGGTGCCTTCTCAATAAACCTG AGAAAGAGTGGACAGATGAGGACCGGGCGAGGGAGAAGGTACTGATGCAAGAGCTGGTCACCATAATCGAACAACGGAATGCCATCATCAACTGCCTGGATGAGGACCGACAAAG ggaggaagaagaggataaAATGTTAGAAGCCATGATTAAAAAGAAAG GCTTTCTCAAGGAGGCAGAGGCTGAGagcaagaagaaaggaaaattcAAGCCCATGAAAGTGTTGAAGCTACTTGGGAACAAGCATGAGTCCAAAAACAAATCTCCCAAGGAGAAAAGCTAG
- the MICALL1 gene encoding MICAL-like protein 1 isoform X2, translated as MALGDFNTLSKENVYENNQLAFQLAEQELGIPALLDPSDMVSMKVPDCLSIMTYVSQYYNHFNNPSQARVPPPMKRPTVASAPTLPVHRSVAVSETSSTLQDDVAEGLAEHSQRSTLSSTCAACQQHVHLVQRYLAEGKLYHRQCFRCKECSSTLLPGSYKPGPESGTFVCTQHRGKRSLSRRTEDRPSPEPLHAEKRSEAEMVNAGQEEENGVLESHPSVAEETGQKMVDGVAMEVPPAQPKNETFLPMPSSEPSPQMPPKPPVPTKPLLLSQDKANLHHGQLKESRPTPAPRRATDTAALSPPNSHPVPKPRGNVQNEGPCEPGSGIVNGGTPGPPVPKPRGRPASSDRAGETPRGKDPPWIALVQVESKKKPAPLPPGSSKETPPRSSDGEEDREEAAGEARGRESRPRERKPFNPFEDDEDDNAVAEEESFTPPTTQQPEQSEATPKVLHPWYGITPTSSPKTKKRPAPRAPSASPLVHHPVSRLSHSEPSSSAPSPALSLESITSECLAKTDGNLDETSVPKSSSEPMVHAPAASTVSSSGPPLASTSSCEIPAALPSCSTDSSFSSSSDLATYGSGANLQATRSCSAGSLKTSMGQMSPKLLPGASPTPILLSSDLSGTVRNSPSPKSQQKSSCKENPFNRKPSPATSPSVKKTPKGPKPARPPAPGHGFPLIKRKVQSDQYVPVEDIYGEMDSIEQQLDELEHRGVELEKKLRSVENDAPEDGLLVDWFKLIHEKHMLVRRESELIYIFKQQNLEQRQADVEYELRCLLNKPEKEWTDEDRAREKVLMQELVTIIEQRNAIINCLDEDRQREEEEDKMLEAMIKKKGFLKEAEAESKKKGKFKPMKVLKLLGNKHESKNKSPKEKS; from the exons ATGGCATTAGG GGATTTCAACACACTTTCTAAGGAAAATGTATATGAGAACAACCAGCTG GCTTTTCAGCTGGCAGAGCAAGAGCTGGGGATCCCCGCCTTGTTGGATCCCAGTGACATGGTCTCCATGAAGGTCCCTGACTGCCTTAGCATCATGACCTATGTGTCTCAGTATTACAACCATTTTAACAACCCCAGCCAAG CCAGAGTTCCCCCACCTATGAAGCGCCCAACAGTTGCCTCTGCACCCACTTTGCCAGTTCACAGGTCTGTGGCTGTATCCGAGACCTCGTCAACACTCCAG GACGATGTTGCAGAAGGCCTGGCCGAGCATTCCCAGCGCTCCACCCTCAGTAGCACATGTGCAGCTTGCCAACAACATGTTCACCTGGTCCAGCGCTATCTGGCAGAGGGCAAACTGTATCACCGTCAGTGCTTCAG GTGTAAGGAATGCTCCAGCACACTCCTCCCTGGGTCTTACAAGCCTGGGCCAGAATCAGGCACATTTGTGTGTACCCAACATCGTGGCAAGCGAAGCCTGAGCAGGAGAACAGAGGATAGGcccagtcctgaacctcttcatGCAGAGAAAAGGAGCGAGGCTGAGATGGTGAATGCTGGTCAGGAGGAAGAGAATGGGGTATTGGAGAGTCACCCATCAGTTGCTGAAGAGACGGGGCAGAAAATGGTGGATGGAGTGGCGATGGAAGTGCCGCCTGCCCAGCCCAAGAATGAAACATTCCTCCCTATGCCCAGCTCTGAACCCAGCCCCCAAATGCCTCCCAAGCCTCCTGTGCCAACCAAACCTCTTCTGCTGAGCCAGGATAAAGCCAACCTGCATCACGGACAACTCAAGGAGTCTCGACCCACCCCGGCCCCCAGGAGGGCCACAGACACAGCAGCCCTGTCTCCACCCAACTCCCATCCTGTTCCAAAGCCCAGAGGCAACGTGCAGAATGAGGGGCCCTGTGAGCCAGGCTCTGGCATTGTCAATG GTGGAACGCCTGGGCCTCCAGTTCCAAAACCCAGAGGCAGACCAGCTTCCTCAGACCG TGCTGGAGAAACTCCAAGGGGAAAGGACCCTCCATGGATTGCATTGGTCCAGGTAGAGTCCAAGAAGAAGCCTGCTCCTCTCCCACCTGGCAGTAGCAAAGAAACCCCACCAAGGTCATCTGATGGAGAAGAAgacagagaagaggcagcagggGAAGCAAGAGGCAGAGAGAGTAGGCCCCGGGAGCGAAAACCCTTCAATCCCTTTGAGGATGATGAGGATGATAATGCTGTTGCAGAGGAGGAATCTTTCACCCCACCAACCACACAACAGCCAGAACAGAGTGAAGCCACCCCTAAAGTCCTCCATCCTTGGTACGGCATCACACCTACCAGCAGCCCAAAGACAAAGAAGCGGCCAGCTCCAAGGGCCCCCAGTGCCTCCCCACTTG TTCACCATCCTGTCTCCAGGCTTTCCCACTCAGAGCCATCTTCCTCCGCCCCATCTCCTGCCCTCAGCCTGGAAAGCATCACATCCGAGTGTTTGGCCAAGACCGACGGCAACCTGGATGAGACCTCTGTCCCCAAGAGCTCCTCGGAGCCAATGGTCCATGCTCCAGCGGCTTCCACAGTTTCCTCCTCAGGCCCTCCACTTGCCAGCACCTCTTCCTGTGAGATCCCTGCTGCTCTGCCCAGCTGCTCCACTGACTCCTCCTTTTCATCATCCAGTGATTTGGCCACCTACGGCAGTGGAGCAAATTTACAAGCAACCAGAAGCTgttcagctggcagcttgaaaacTAGCATGGGACAAATGTCTCCCAAGCTGCTTCCTGGTGCTTCTCCAACCCCTATCCTCTTGTCATCTGATCTTAGCGGGACTGTCAGGAATTCTCCCTCACCCAAATCACAACAGAAG TCTTCGTGTAAAGAGAATCCCTTCAACCGGAAGCCATCACCTGCTACTTCCCCTTCAGTTAAGAAGACCCCAAAGGGACCCAAGCCAGCAAGACCGCCTGCTCCAGGACATGGTTTTCCACTCATcaagaggaag GTTCAGTCAGATCAGTATGTCCCAGTGGAGGATATTTATGGCGAGATGGATAGCATTGAGCAGCAACTGGATGAGTTGGAGCACCGAGGAGTTGAGTTGGAGAAAAAGCTCCGCAGTGTGGAGAATG ATGCTCCGGAAGATGGCCTGCTGGTAGATTGGTTCAAACTCATCCATGAGAAGCACATGCTGGTGCGCCGTGAGTCTGAGCTCATCTACAT TTTCAAGCAGCAGAACTTGGAGCAGCGCCAGGCAGATGTTGAGTATGAACTTCGGTGCCTTCTCAATAAACCTG AGAAAGAGTGGACAGATGAGGACCGGGCGAGGGAGAAGGTACTGATGCAAGAGCTGGTCACCATAATCGAACAACGGAATGCCATCATCAACTGCCTGGATGAGGACCGACAAAG ggaggaagaagaggataaAATGTTAGAAGCCATGATTAAAAAGAAAG GCTTTCTCAAGGAGGCAGAGGCTGAGagcaagaagaaaggaaaattcAAGCCCATGAAAGTGTTGAAGCTACTTGGGAACAAGCATGAGTCCAAAAACAAATCTCCCAAGGAGAAAAGCTAG